The Haloarcula sp. CBA1127 genomic interval CTAATTACCAGAGGTAATATAAAAAGCCCACGGCTGCTGCGGCGGGCGAACCAAGTGAAGCGCCGATTACGCCTCGGCTTCGGCTTCGTCCTCGTCGGCTTCGGTCTCGAAGACCTCGACGACTTTCAGCGGGACGTCCCGCAGTGCGCCGCCGATTTCGCTCTTGGCGATCCGCTGGGCGTGCTCGGGGGATTCGGCGTTGAACACATCCATTTCGAGTACCAGTCCGACGAGCGCCGTGTCGGCCGCGATAAACGCCGAGTCGAACGGTTCGCCACAGGCCGGGCAGCCGGTCGCACCGACTTCGACCTCAACGTAGTCCATCTCGGCTTCGTTGAGTCGCTTCCCCGCTTCGCTCACTGCGACACCGATAGCGTCGTCTATGTCGTCTACGTCACGAACCAGCCAGGCTGCTTCCATCGCCACGAGGTAGTTCATACACGAACTCTCGTGGTCCGACTATTCGATAGTTTTGATTCGCCTTTGTTGCGCACGTCACCATTACTATCTCTATAACTTATGCGAACCAGCCATCTGACTCATACCCCCATTATGTCTGATCGGGAAGTCCTTCGGGTAATGGTCTGGTTTCTCAGGTGTCTCAGCAAACCGCAAGACAGCGGCCCATTAGTTCATCACAATCGATGATGCTGAACTGAAATGTGGCGACAAGACTTATATACCAGACTCACTCTGGAATGACCGAGGAAGATGGTAGCTCGACTGTACACCGCAACGCTGTTCGCATTGTATCAACTCACCCTGCTGCTGGGCATCATGCTGCTGCCGGTGGCAATGCTCACAGAGCAGTTCGGACTCCGGCTGCCGATGGACCGGGCCGTGTCGGGACTCAACGAGGCCTACGATCAGGCGAGCGCGTAAGACGGACCAGCCGGCTAAATGCCCGCAGTGGTGGCGGTCAGGTTCACCAGGAAAAGAGGTTTTATCAGCGCCCGACTAGTACCCTACAGTAATGCGAGATATGACTCCGGGGCCGGACCTTTCTGGACCCCAGGCTGCTGACGAGTTCCAGAGCGACCCGTACGCGCCCGAAGTCGGCGAACTCCCCGAACAGTCCGCACAGGATTCGGAGAAGGTGAACAAGACCGGGACGACCACTATCGGTATCAGCACGTCCGAAGGCGTCGTCATCGCGACGGATATGCGCGCTTCGCTCGGCGGTCGCTTCGTCTCGAACAAGAACGTCCAGAAGGTCGAGCAGATTCACCCCACGGCGGCGCTCACCCTTGTCGGGAGTGTCGGCGGCGCACAGTCGTTCATCCGGACGCTTCGGGCGGAGGTCAATCTCTACGAAGCCCGACGCGGTGAGGACATCAGCATGAAAGCCCTCTCGACGCTGGCCGGTAACTTCGCCCGCGGCGGTCCCTTCTTCGCTATCAACCCCATCCTCGGCGGCGTCGACGACGACGGCCACCACGTCTACTCCATCGATCCGGCCGGCGGCGTCATGAAAGACGACTACACTGTAACCGGCTCCGGGCTCACCGTCGCGTACGGGACCCTCGAAGACCGCTACGAGGAAGACATGACCAACGACGAGGCCAAAGAAGTCGCTGCTGCCTCCATCAAGGCTGCTGCCGAGCGTGACACCGGCTCCGGTAACGGGATCTACCTCGCTGATGTCACCGCTGACGGCGTCGACATCAACGGCTACGACTTCGACGAACTGCTGTAGCCACACGAAACAATCGTTGCGGTCGGGTCTCGGCCCAGACGTTTTTCGTGCCGAGGTCGGCTTTGTTCCGCCGCAGTGAGAGACTACGAGGCGACGACTGGCGCACTCTGTCTAAGCTGTAGATATACGCAACCGTGTAATGTGACCATGAAACGACAAGTATAGATAGTTGGTCTGAATAACTTATCTAAATGATATCTTCAGACGCCGTCGTTCAGCTTGCATCCCAGACCGGATTCAAACCGCTACTCAACCGGTGTTACAACCAGTATCGTGAAGTCTCGTACCGCCTTGCTGGCGATACATACACGGTCACAGTCGGTGATGTCAGCACAGAGTTCCTGATACCAACCTACA includes:
- a CDS encoding DUF555 domain-containing protein, with amino-acid sequence MNYLVAMEAAWLVRDVDDIDDAIGVAVSEAGKRLNEAEMDYVEVEVGATGCPACGEPFDSAFIAADTALVGLVLEMDVFNAESPEHAQRIAKSEIGGALRDVPLKVVEVFETEADEDEAEAEA
- the psmB gene encoding archaeal proteasome endopeptidase complex subunit beta; this encodes MRDMTPGPDLSGPQAADEFQSDPYAPEVGELPEQSAQDSEKVNKTGTTTIGISTSEGVVIATDMRASLGGRFVSNKNVQKVEQIHPTAALTLVGSVGGAQSFIRTLRAEVNLYEARRGEDISMKALSTLAGNFARGGPFFAINPILGGVDDDGHHVYSIDPAGGVMKDDYTVTGSGLTVAYGTLEDRYEEDMTNDEAKEVAAASIKAAAERDTGSGNGIYLADVTADGVDINGYDFDELL